The Hymenobacter sp. 5317J-9 genome has a window encoding:
- a CDS encoding porin family protein, with protein MKFSRLSGGLAAACLLISAFAGSASAQQVYRDAYGNPKAAPSTRPMGSSGSRKASAPSYSRQPSYSAPASSNSAVRFGFRGGLNVSDIQGDAVKTFTDLAGYAPDGAITKQMRPGFYAGIYATLPLGTSFAIEPGINYSEKGAVLRGTLPFPALDFLNANVTGTARLAYVDVPVLAKVFVTPGFYLYAGPQASFLVSGKARVEAGALGFTAYKQDFDVSNQLRKVDFSASAGLGYQFENGLGLSAGYDYGLTSLDANNRFDAQNRVIKAGLNYSF; from the coding sequence ATGAAATTTTCACGCCTTTCGGGCGGCCTGGCCGCGGCTTGCCTTTTGATTTCTGCTTTTGCCGGTTCGGCCTCGGCCCAGCAAGTGTACCGCGACGCCTACGGCAACCCCAAAGCAGCTCCTTCGACGCGGCCCATGGGCAGCAGCGGCTCCCGCAAAGCTTCGGCGCCCAGCTATTCGCGCCAGCCTTCGTATTCGGCCCCGGCCAGCAGCAACTCTGCCGTGCGCTTCGGCTTCCGGGGCGGCCTGAACGTGTCTGACATCCAAGGCGATGCCGTGAAGACCTTCACCGACCTGGCCGGCTATGCTCCCGACGGCGCCATCACCAAGCAGATGCGCCCCGGCTTCTACGCCGGCATCTACGCCACGCTGCCGCTGGGCACCAGCTTCGCCATCGAGCCCGGCATCAACTATTCCGAAAAAGGCGCCGTGCTGCGCGGCACGCTGCCCTTCCCCGCCCTCGATTTCCTGAACGCCAACGTAACCGGCACCGCCCGCCTGGCTTACGTGGACGTGCCGGTGCTGGCCAAGGTGTTCGTGACGCCGGGCTTCTACCTCTACGCCGGCCCCCAGGCCTCGTTCCTGGTGAGCGGCAAGGCCCGCGTCGAAGCCGGCGCCCTCGGCTTCACCGCCTACAAGCAGGACTTCGACGTGTCGAACCAGCTGCGCAAAGTCGACTTTTCGGCATCCGCAGGCCTTGGCTATCAGTTTGAAAACGGCCTCGGCCTGAGCGCCGGCTACGACTACGGCCTCACTTCCCTCGACGCCAACAACCGCTTCGACGCCCAGAACCGCGTCATCAAAGCCGGCCTGAACTACTCCTTCTAA
- a CDS encoding energy transducer TonB yields MSPADSPFAQVPAPGPHPATAELRAYAAGTLAPADEHRLEAHLLDCERCAELVEGFSMTDAPTTDRAVAELRTRLQARIGGEQPEPVATQWVWPRLAAAAALLAVVGGGIWGWQHQTAVSTDNTAVQEVTVRTASQAPPVAAAPQSREEPAATPAPAAGAPAAADYAAVGPTAPRRPARLRSAPKPVAPALGSDGWLANSAARPAAVEGRTQAASAPVVAAEVAADEQAAPAASAGVAALEEKVATPDTAATDNAANMEMAAPAPAKKAKSAVADAAAARVRNTAMPTVAINPAPVGGTPAFRSYLRREAAEFEPEKGPSMNGSVHVKFIVGADGKVSDLKVTRGLRDDYDAEALRIVCDGPAWQPGVAGGRRAALPMEVTVPF; encoded by the coding sequence ATGTCGCCCGCTGATTCGCCTTTTGCCCAGGTGCCTGCCCCCGGCCCCCACCCGGCCACGGCGGAACTGCGCGCCTACGCGGCCGGCACCCTGGCGCCGGCCGACGAGCATCGCCTCGAAGCCCACTTGCTGGACTGCGAGCGCTGCGCCGAGCTAGTGGAAGGCTTTTCGATGACCGACGCGCCCACCACCGACCGCGCCGTGGCCGAGCTGCGCACCCGCCTGCAGGCCCGCATCGGCGGCGAGCAGCCCGAGCCGGTGGCCACGCAGTGGGTCTGGCCTCGTCTTGCTGCCGCTGCCGCCTTGCTGGCCGTGGTAGGAGGAGGCATCTGGGGCTGGCAGCACCAAACGGCCGTATCAACAGATAACACCGCCGTCCAGGAAGTTACCGTCCGCACTGCCAGCCAAGCGCCGCCCGTGGCAGCCGCGCCCCAGTCCAGGGAAGAACCTGCTGCCACTCCGGCTCCCGCGGCCGGTGCACCGGCCGCGGCCGACTATGCAGCGGTGGGCCCGACGGCCCCGCGCCGTCCGGCCCGGCTTCGCTCAGCACCCAAACCGGTGGCACCGGCATTAGGGTCCGACGGCTGGCTGGCCAATTCGGCCGCGCGGCCGGCAGCGGTGGAAGGCCGCACGCAGGCGGCCAGCGCGCCAGTAGTCGCCGCCGAAGTTGCAGCCGACGAGCAGGCAGCCCCGGCGGCCAGTGCTGGCGTGGCCGCATTAGAAGAAAAGGTGGCAACTCCTGATACCGCCGCAACTGACAACGCAGCGAATATGGAGATGGCGGCTCCAGCTCCAGCTAAAAAAGCGAAAAGTGCCGTTGCCGATGCAGCCGCAGCGCGGGTACGAAACACGGCCATGCCCACCGTGGCCATCAACCCCGCCCCGGTAGGCGGCACGCCGGCCTTCCGGTCTTACCTGCGCCGCGAGGCCGCCGAATTTGAGCCCGAAAAGGGGCCCAGCATGAACGGCAGCGTGCACGTAAAATTCATCGTGGGCGCCGACGGCAAAGTGAGCGACCTGAAAGTGACCAGAGGCCTCCGCGACGACTACGATGCCGAGGCCCTGCGCATCGTGTGCGACGGCCCCGCCTGGCAGCCCGGCGTGGCCGGTGGCCGCCGGGCCGCGCTGCCCATGGAGGTAACGGTGCCGTTTTAG
- a CDS encoding VWA domain-containing protein, which translates to MRNLLLLPVLALLLAPLDQACAQKKSKGGSPAPALAADTTRHRTITGVVMDAQSKQPLPGSTVLVKGTQLGVSTDAAGRYSLLVPNAGTATLVFSSIGYATQERRIEGNRVVNVALFADTKQLSEVVVTGYGYYDEYSAPASNSMPSKRKVKAAQSAADALYAAPASGLNGRVAGVAITTPYPNTLPARKEAGAGDTYAEVKENTYFSAKKDPLSTFSLDVDNASYSNVRRFLNEGQLPPRDAVRVEEMLNYFRYEYPAPAATSPDPVRISTELAVCPWNAAHQLARIGIQAKKVETAKLPPANLVFLVDVSGSMDGPDRLPLVQAGLKLLVKQLRPQDHVALVVYAGAAGLVLPPTPGSQPQVILDAIDRLQAGGSTAGGAGLRLAYSTARQSFNKEGNNRVILATDGDFNVGESSDKAMEQLIVDQRESGVFLTVLGCGRGNLRDSRMETLADKGNGNYAYLDNLDEAGRVLVAQFGGTLFTVAKDVKLQIEFNPARVANYRLVGYENRMLEAEDFNNDRKDAGELGAGHTVTALYELVPVGSAQPLIDDLKYQQPTKGAAPATAEVLTVKLRYKEPQGSASKLLSQALASTPTSIEKASADFRFAAAVAQFGMLLRQSEQRGTATWAATEQLANNARGADTDGYRAELVRLVRLAEGLSGNGAVGKR; encoded by the coding sequence ATGAGAAATCTATTGCTGCTGCCCGTGCTTGCGCTGTTGCTGGCTCCGCTGGACCAGGCCTGTGCCCAGAAGAAATCGAAGGGGGGCTCCCCTGCCCCGGCCCTGGCCGCCGACACCACCCGCCACCGCACCATCACGGGCGTGGTGATGGACGCCCAATCGAAGCAGCCTCTGCCGGGGTCCACGGTGCTGGTAAAAGGCACGCAGCTCGGCGTCAGCACCGATGCCGCCGGGCGCTACTCACTCCTGGTGCCCAATGCTGGTACCGCCACGCTGGTGTTTTCCAGCATTGGCTACGCCACCCAGGAGCGTCGCATTGAAGGCAACCGCGTGGTCAACGTGGCGCTTTTTGCCGACACGAAGCAGCTGAGCGAAGTGGTGGTGACGGGCTACGGCTACTACGACGAGTACAGTGCCCCTGCCTCGAACTCCATGCCCTCCAAACGCAAAGTAAAAGCCGCCCAGTCGGCCGCCGATGCCCTCTACGCGGCCCCGGCCAGCGGGCTGAATGGCCGCGTGGCCGGTGTGGCCATCACTACCCCCTACCCCAACACGCTGCCCGCCCGCAAAGAAGCCGGCGCCGGCGACACCTACGCGGAGGTGAAGGAAAACACGTATTTCTCGGCTAAGAAAGACCCGCTCAGCACCTTCTCGCTCGATGTGGACAATGCCTCGTACTCCAATGTGCGCCGCTTCCTCAACGAAGGCCAGCTGCCCCCGCGCGACGCGGTGCGGGTGGAGGAAATGCTGAATTACTTCCGCTACGAATACCCCGCGCCGGCCGCCACCTCGCCCGACCCCGTGCGCATCAGCACCGAGCTGGCCGTGTGCCCCTGGAACGCGGCCCATCAGTTGGCCCGCATCGGCATTCAGGCCAAAAAAGTGGAAACGGCCAAGCTGCCGCCCGCCAACCTGGTGTTTCTGGTCGACGTGTCGGGCTCGATGGATGGCCCCGACCGCCTGCCGCTGGTGCAGGCCGGCCTGAAGCTGCTGGTGAAGCAACTGCGGCCCCAAGACCACGTGGCCCTGGTGGTGTACGCCGGCGCGGCCGGGCTGGTGCTGCCGCCCACGCCCGGCTCGCAGCCGCAGGTCATTCTCGACGCCATTGACCGGCTGCAGGCCGGCGGCTCCACGGCCGGCGGCGCGGGCCTGCGCCTGGCCTACTCCACGGCCCGGCAGAGCTTCAACAAGGAAGGCAACAACCGCGTGATTCTGGCCACCGACGGCGATTTCAACGTGGGCGAAAGCTCCGACAAAGCCATGGAGCAGCTCATTGTGGACCAGCGTGAAAGCGGCGTGTTCCTGACGGTGCTGGGCTGCGGCCGCGGCAACCTGCGCGACTCCCGCATGGAAACCCTGGCCGACAAAGGCAACGGCAACTACGCCTACCTCGATAACCTCGACGAGGCCGGCCGCGTGCTGGTGGCCCAGTTCGGCGGCACGCTCTTCACGGTGGCCAAGGACGTGAAGCTGCAAATCGAGTTCAACCCCGCTCGCGTGGCCAACTACCGCCTGGTGGGCTATGAAAACCGCATGCTGGAAGCCGAAGATTTCAACAACGACCGCAAGGACGCCGGTGAGCTAGGCGCGGGCCACACGGTCACGGCCCTCTACGAACTCGTGCCCGTGGGCAGTGCCCAGCCCCTCATCGACGACCTGAAATACCAGCAGCCCACCAAAGGCGCGGCGCCCGCCACCGCCGAGGTGCTCACCGTGAAGCTGCGCTACAAGGAGCCGCAGGGCAGCGCCAGCAAGCTGCTCTCGCAGGCCTTGGCCAGTACGCCAACGAGCATCGAAAAGGCCTCAGCCGACTTCCGCTTTGCGGCCGCCGTGGCGCAGTTCGGCATGCTGCTGCGCCAGAGCGAGCAGCGCGGCACCGCCACCTGGGCCGCCACCGAGCAGCTGGCCAACAACGCCCGCGGCGCTGACACCGACGGCTACCGCGCCGAGCTGGTGCGCCTCGTGCGCCTGGCCGAGGGCCTGAGCGGCAACGGCGCCGTAGGCAAACGATAG
- a CDS encoding T9SS type A sorting domain-containing protein: MFGPHTTVGGGTVTYRINPYANTLRGQVYLDQNGNGRQDASEQMFPRPLTSILTQGGATSYSAVGANGVLQAYAYPGSYSLTIARVPSAYTLTQPSGGSYAGTFSGSDQLIAGQNFGIAPIANVADVSITITPYGAVRAGFTSRYRITVENLGTTTASGSVTATLDSHLTYVSSTPSGTRTGQTVAWTYAGLAPFGRLEYDVLASLPINVGLGTALVSSAAAPLAGDVDATNNTATAPQTVVGPFDPNSIEVNYERLTPTQVATQQPLDYTIHFQNLGTAEATTVVLSDTLDAKKLNLASLLLVSQSHNCSWSLTSTGSKAGQLTVRFLGINLPGRNVDVIRSQGFVRFRVQPRTTLAVGEVIPNRAGIVFDFNAPVMTNTATTTVFLASSAVARHDAAAWNAYPNPATDAVTISADLATGGRLRLDLLDALGRTVRQQTLTAPAGALRQALDLRGLAPGLYVLRLTPPSGPASTQQLVRE; encoded by the coding sequence TTGTTTGGCCCACACACAACCGTAGGCGGCGGCACGGTCACTTACCGCATTAACCCTTACGCCAACACGCTACGTGGCCAAGTATACCTGGACCAAAACGGCAACGGCCGGCAAGACGCTTCTGAGCAAATGTTTCCGCGGCCCCTCACCAGCATCCTTACTCAGGGCGGCGCCACCAGCTATTCGGCCGTGGGCGCCAACGGCGTGCTACAGGCATATGCCTATCCCGGCTCCTACTCGCTGACGATTGCGCGGGTGCCTTCGGCTTATACCCTCACGCAGCCAAGCGGCGGCTCGTACGCGGGCACCTTCAGTGGCAGTGACCAATTGATAGCCGGGCAAAACTTTGGCATAGCCCCCATTGCCAATGTTGCCGACGTGAGCATCACCATCACTCCCTACGGGGCGGTGCGGGCGGGCTTCACCTCCCGCTACCGCATCACAGTGGAGAACCTGGGCACGACCACGGCCAGTGGCTCCGTCACGGCCACGCTCGATAGCCACCTGACCTACGTGAGCAGCACGCCCAGCGGCACCCGCACCGGCCAAACCGTGGCCTGGACCTACGCCGGCCTGGCGCCCTTCGGCCGATTGGAATATGACGTGCTGGCCAGCCTGCCCATCAACGTTGGGCTGGGCACGGCCCTGGTTTCGTCGGCTGCCGCGCCGCTTGCCGGCGACGTGGACGCCACCAACAACACCGCCACGGCTCCCCAAACGGTGGTTGGGCCCTTCGACCCCAATAGCATTGAAGTGAATTACGAGCGCCTGACCCCGACCCAGGTGGCCACGCAGCAACCCCTCGACTACACCATTCACTTTCAGAACCTGGGCACGGCCGAAGCCACGACGGTTGTCCTTTCCGATACGCTGGACGCTAAAAAGCTCAACCTGGCAAGCCTGCTGCTGGTGTCGCAATCGCACAACTGCAGCTGGTCGCTGACCAGTACCGGTTCCAAGGCCGGCCAGCTGACCGTGCGCTTTCTCGGCATCAACCTGCCCGGGCGTAACGTCGACGTCATCCGCTCCCAGGGATTTGTGCGCTTCCGGGTGCAACCCCGCACCACGCTGGCCGTGGGCGAAGTCATTCCGAACCGCGCGGGAATCGTGTTCGATTTCAACGCGCCGGTCATGACCAACACGGCCACCACCACGGTGTTCTTGGCCTCGTCGGCCGTGGCCCGCCACGACGCGGCGGCCTGGAACGCCTATCCCAACCCCGCCACCGACGCCGTGACCATCTCGGCCGACCTGGCCACCGGCGGCCGCTTGCGCCTCGATTTGCTCGACGCCCTGGGCCGCACCGTGCGCCAGCAAACCCTGACCGCTCCCGCCGGCGCCCTCCGCCAGGCCCTCGACCTGCGCGGGCTGGCCCCGGGCCTCTACGTGCTGCGCCTCACGCCGCCCAGCGGCCCAGCCAGCACCCAGCAACTGGTGCGCGAGTAA
- a CDS encoding sigma-70 family RNA polymerase sigma factor, with translation MFFRRAKPSAAAPLSDQELLARYRAHGNVADLGLLYDRYLPEAFAVCRRYLAPPDEDAQDATMQLFEHLVKVLRTHAPDNFPAWLHTTARNHCLMQLRARKRGGPSAGPLMVSFPDATDVETAGARHLLDEEAAAEDAEETEIRLQSVEAALAQLPPAQRRCLELFYLEKKCYRDIATETGLELNLVRSHLQNGKRMLRRQLEPPAPPKPAAPSPPLSNPNNPLHVAR, from the coding sequence ATGTTCTTCCGCCGCGCCAAACCGTCCGCCGCCGCCCCGCTCTCCGACCAGGAGCTGCTGGCCCGCTACCGCGCGCACGGCAACGTGGCCGACCTGGGCCTGCTCTACGACCGGTACCTGCCCGAGGCGTTTGCCGTGTGCCGCCGCTACCTGGCCCCGCCCGACGAAGACGCCCAGGACGCTACTATGCAACTGTTTGAGCACTTAGTGAAGGTGCTGCGCACCCACGCGCCCGACAACTTTCCGGCCTGGCTGCACACCACCGCCCGCAACCACTGCCTGATGCAGCTGCGCGCCCGCAAGCGCGGCGGCCCCAGCGCCGGGCCGCTCATGGTGAGCTTTCCCGATGCTACCGATGTGGAAACGGCGGGCGCCCGGCATCTGCTGGACGAAGAGGCCGCCGCCGAAGACGCCGAAGAAACCGAAATCCGCCTGCAAAGCGTGGAAGCGGCCCTCGCCCAACTCCCCCCGGCCCAGCGCCGTTGCCTCGAATTATTTTACCTGGAAAAGAAGTGCTACCGCGACATCGCCACCGAAACCGGCCTCGAGCTGAACCTGGTGCGCAGCCACCTGCAAAACGGCAAGCGCATGCTGCGCCGCCAGCTGGAGCCGCCCGCGCCGCCCAAGCCCGCCGCGCCGTCGCCCCCGCTTTCCAACCCCAATAACCCGCTCCATGTCGCCCGCTGA